In the Streptomyces sp. SJL17-4 genome, TGTTCGCCGCGACCTCGCCGACCTTCTGCTTGTCGATGCCCTCGACCGAGAACTTGGTCGGCGACTCGACCTTGAACGAGATGCCCTCGGGCGCCTCGACCAGGATCGGGTGGCTGTAGCCGAGCTGGAACTCCAGGTTGGAGCCCTTCGCGGCGACGCGGTAACCGACACCGCTGATCTCGAGCGCCTTCACGTAACCCTGGGTCACGCCGGTGATCATGTTGGCCACCAGCGTGCGGGACAGGCCGTGAAGGGCCTTGTTCTGACGCTCGTCGTTCGGACGCAGGACGTTGAGCACGCCCTCCTCGCCCTTAACGATGTCGATCGGCGCGGCGACGGTGTGGGTCAGGGTGCCCTTGGAACCCTTGACCGTGACCGTGCGGCCCTCGATGGTGACGTCCACGCCGGCGGGAACCTGGATAGGCAGCTTGCCAATACGCGACATGAGCTTTCCTTCCTTTCCCGACTACCAGACGTAGGCGAGGACTTCCCCACCTACGCCCTTCTTGCCTGCCTGCTGGCCGGTCAGGAGACCGTGGGACGTGGAGATGATCGCCACGCCCAGGCCGCCGAGGACCTTCGGCAGGTTGGTGGACTTCGCGTAAACCCGGAGACCGGGCTTCGAGATCCGCTTGATGCCCGCGATGGAGCGCTCACGGTTCGGACCGAACTTGAGCTCGAGGACGAGGTTCTTGCCGACCTCGGCGTCCTCGACCTTCCAGCCCGTGATGAAGCCCTCCTGCTGGAGGATTTCCGCGATGTGAGACTTGATCTTGCTGTGCGGCATCGTCACGGAGTCGTGGTATGCCGAGTTCGCGTTAC is a window encoding:
- the rplF gene encoding 50S ribosomal protein L6, translating into MSRIGKLPIQVPAGVDVTIEGRTVTVKGSKGTLTHTVAAPIDIVKGEEGVLNVLRPNDERQNKALHGLSRTLVANMITGVTQGYVKALEISGVGYRVAAKGSNLEFQLGYSHPILVEAPEGISFKVESPTKFSVEGIDKQKVGEVAANIRKLRKPDPYKAKGVKYAGEVIRRKVGKAGK
- the rpsH gene encoding 30S ribosomal protein S8; amino-acid sequence: MTMTDPIADMLTRLRNANSAYHDSVTMPHSKIKSHIAEILQQEGFITGWKVEDAEVGKNLVLELKFGPNRERSIAGIKRISKPGLRVYAKSTNLPKVLGGLGVAIISTSHGLLTGQQAGKKGVGGEVLAYVW